A single window of Phycisphaerales bacterium DNA harbors:
- a CDS encoding c-type cytochrome has protein sequence MRAAIILILALAAGGGILYMATSPRTNKDGGKEAPAGKVTKTAAPAPLSDADLRAHGQYLVTIMACNDCHTPHDDKGQPIKDRLLSGHPEQAPLPTWNPSMIQQGNIGTIAPTLTAFATPLGTAVAPNLTPDMETGLLGVMTLDTFAKSFKTGQHWKGGRPILPPMPVGYYKELKDEDVKAIYTYLKSLPAVKNKAPDSTFTPPPGMPAAPAPGH, from the coding sequence ATGCGCGCCGCCATCATCCTCATCCTCGCCCTCGCCGCCGGTGGCGGCATCCTCTACATGGCCACCAGCCCGCGGACCAACAAGGACGGTGGCAAAGAAGCCCCCGCCGGCAAGGTCACCAAGACCGCCGCTCCCGCCCCGCTCTCCGACGCCGACCTCCGCGCCCACGGCCAGTACCTCGTCACCATCATGGCCTGCAACGACTGCCACACCCCCCACGACGACAAGGGCCAGCCCATCAAGGACCGCCTCCTCTCCGGCCACCCCGAGCAGGCGCCGCTCCCCACCTGGAACCCGTCGATGATCCAGCAGGGCAACATCGGCACCATCGCCCCCACCCTCACCGCCTTCGCCACGCCCCTGGGCACCGCCGTCGCCCCCAACCTCACGCCCGACATGGAGACCGGCCTCCTCGGCGTCATGACCCTCGACACCTTCGCCAAGAGCTTCAAGACCGGCCAGCACTGGAAGGGCGGCCGCCCCATCCTGCCCCCCATGCCCGTGGGCTACTACAAGGAGCTCAAGGACGAGGACGTCAAGGCGATCTACACCTACCTCAAGTCCCTCCCCGCGGTGAAGAACAAGGCCCCCGACTCCACCTTCACCCCCCCACCGGGCATGCCCGCCGCACCCGCACCGGGCCACTGA
- a CDS encoding HD domain-containing protein codes for MSTIANTTTPTPRPAPTKPARTYIKDFSEPPQDIAGEFAIINKQLGTTKDQKKYFLKCLLGDKTGQVPARMWTIDEPTYTSLPTDGFVYVEGQTQAYQGEVQFIIQRIRPIEPTPEQMRDLLPCSARDCDEMFGELLAVLDTLTHPAAKALAKAYTDDKFLMDALKQAPAAKSMHHAYLGGLLEHTLTLVKLADRICPLYPKINRDIVILGLFLHDLGKTRELCYDRAFCYSDRGELIGHIVDGAIMLHDKAQLVMRDYGLRLPHGLLTVLQHIIISHHGQPEFGAAKVPSTPEAILVSQLDNLDAKTTMSLAAARPDRANAFDLGGNFTEKQWALDTKLYRPDPLA; via the coding sequence ATGTCCACCATCGCCAACACGACCACCCCCACCCCCCGCCCCGCCCCCACCAAGCCCGCCCGCACCTACATCAAGGACTTCTCCGAGCCCCCGCAGGACATCGCCGGCGAGTTCGCCATCATCAACAAGCAGCTGGGCACCACCAAGGACCAGAAGAAGTACTTTCTCAAGTGCCTGCTGGGCGACAAGACCGGCCAGGTCCCCGCCCGCATGTGGACCATCGACGAGCCCACCTACACCAGCCTCCCTACCGACGGCTTCGTCTACGTCGAGGGCCAGACCCAGGCCTACCAGGGCGAGGTCCAGTTCATCATCCAGCGCATCCGCCCCATCGAGCCCACCCCCGAGCAGATGCGCGACCTGCTCCCCTGCTCCGCCCGCGACTGCGACGAGATGTTCGGCGAGCTCCTCGCCGTGCTCGACACGCTGACGCACCCCGCCGCGAAGGCCCTCGCCAAGGCCTATACCGACGACAAGTTCTTAATGGACGCCCTCAAGCAGGCCCCCGCCGCCAAGTCCATGCACCACGCCTACCTCGGCGGCCTGCTCGAGCACACCCTGACCCTCGTCAAGCTCGCCGACCGCATCTGCCCCCTCTACCCCAAGATCAACCGCGACATCGTGATCCTGGGCCTCTTCCTCCACGACCTGGGCAAGACCCGCGAGCTCTGCTACGACCGCGCCTTCTGCTACTCCGACCGCGGCGAGCTTATCGGCCACATCGTGGACGGCGCCATCATGCTCCACGACAAGGCCCAGCTCGTCATGCGCGATTATGGGTTGCGCCTGCCGCATGGGTTGTTGACGGTGTTGCAGCACATCATCATCTCCCACCACGGCCAGCCCGAGTTCGGCGCCGCCAAGGTCCCCTCCACCCCCGAGGCCATCCTGGTCTCGCAGCTCGACAACCTGGACGCGAAGACGACGATGTCGCTGGCCGCAGCGCGGCCCGACCGCGCCAACGCGTTCGACCTCGGCGGCAACTTCACGGAGAAGCAGTGGGCGCTGGATACGAAGCTGTACCGGCCTGATCCGCTGGCGTGA
- a CDS encoding choice-of-anchor R domain-containing protein: MRPALTITTIAAITAITALTATHTSADVLFSNFGPGDSYDTVYGWTLSYGGPLGGDAFEDAVPFTVTGGNYYFDSAEVAVNHFYGPDRVFFTLHADASGVPGAVLDQTSAGGTITPGTMPPPMLAPFGGDVILQNGQTYWLSLRTEETDAHLSWAYNVVDDFGLRAWQVNNGPWNPATGIPGTDSERAAFRINATPVPPPPHSPSSPSPSPPSPAAAADLSKCTDDVLACHGDVFVAMRLRRGPHSDHVWHAHRLGEHVLACHGNVFVAMDSRPQTPGSRPNSHHHLT, translated from the coding sequence ATGCGTCCCGCACTGACCATCACCACCATCGCCGCAATCACCGCCATCACCGCCCTCACCGCCACCCACACCAGCGCCGACGTCCTCTTCAGCAACTTCGGCCCCGGCGACAGCTACGACACCGTCTACGGCTGGACCCTCTCCTACGGCGGCCCCCTCGGCGGCGACGCCTTCGAGGACGCCGTGCCCTTTACCGTCACCGGCGGCAACTACTACTTCGACTCCGCCGAGGTCGCCGTCAACCACTTCTACGGCCCCGACCGCGTCTTCTTCACTCTCCACGCCGACGCGAGCGGCGTCCCCGGCGCCGTCCTCGACCAGACCAGCGCGGGCGGCACCATCACCCCCGGCACCATGCCCCCGCCCATGCTCGCCCCCTTCGGCGGCGACGTCATCCTGCAGAACGGCCAGACCTACTGGCTCTCCCTTCGCACCGAAGAAACCGACGCCCACCTCTCCTGGGCCTACAACGTTGTCGACGACTTCGGCCTCCGCGCCTGGCAGGTCAACAACGGCCCCTGGAACCCCGCCACCGGCATCCCCGGCACCGACTCCGAACGCGCCGCCTTCCGCATCAACGCCACCCCAGTCCCGCCCCCGCCGCACTCCCCATCCTCTCCATCGCCCTCACCACCCTCGCCCGCCGCCGCCGCTGACCTTTCCAAGTGCACTGACGACGTCCTCGCGTGCCATGGCGACGTCTTCGTCGCTATGCGTCTTCGCCGCGGCCCACACTCCGATCACGTGTGGCATGCTCACCGCCTGGGTGAGCACGTCCTCGCGTGCCATGGCAACGTCTTCGTCGCTATGGACTCGCGCCCCCAGACACCTGGATCTCGACCAAACTCCCATCACCACCTGACCTGA